A single genomic interval of Verrucomicrobiota bacterium harbors:
- a CDS encoding sulfate ABC transporter permease subunit CysT — protein sequence MGITITYLSVLILLPMAALTLKTIPMGWDQFWKDVWSPRVIESYKITFGASLIAALINFFMGGLAAWVLTRYNFFGRRLIDSMIDLPFALPTAVAGITLATIYAPNGWIGQYFAPESFLITHLNDATLWIVGKEMFPNGIAISFSEIGIVIALTFIGLPFIVRTVQPILEDLDQEVEEAAGCLGANRWQIATRVILPEVFPALITGFALAFARAIGEYGSVVFIAGNIPFKTEITPLLIITRLEQYDYAGATALGFSMLAISFVMLLVINILQHWNRSRFSH from the coding sequence ATGGGGATTACGATCACCTATTTGAGTGTCTTGATCCTTTTACCGATGGCGGCACTGACTCTCAAAACCATCCCGATGGGTTGGGATCAATTCTGGAAAGATGTCTGGTCCCCCCGTGTTATCGAATCTTACAAAATCACTTTTGGAGCGAGCTTAATTGCCGCTTTGATAAACTTTTTTATGGGAGGTCTCGCGGCATGGGTCCTGACGCGTTATAATTTTTTCGGACGCCGTCTGATCGACTCCATGATTGACCTGCCTTTTGCCCTGCCGACGGCTGTGGCCGGTATTACTCTCGCCACTATCTACGCGCCGAATGGCTGGATTGGACAGTATTTTGCCCCTGAAAGCTTCCTCATCACTCATCTGAATGATGCAACACTCTGGATAGTCGGAAAAGAAATGTTTCCGAATGGTATCGCCATTTCATTTTCTGAAATCGGCATTGTCATTGCACTCACCTTCATTGGACTGCCCTTCATCGTCCGGACCGTTCAACCCATCCTCGAAGACCTTGACCAAGAGGTCGAGGAGGCTGCTGGGTGCCTCGGGGCAAATCGCTGGCAAATCGCCACACGCGTTATCTTGCCCGAAGTATTCCCCGCACTCATCACCGGATTTGCCTTAGCCTTTGCTCGGGCGATTGGTGAATACGGTTCCGTCGTTTTTATCGCTGGGAATATCCCTTTTAAGACGGAGATCACTCCCCTGCTCATTATTACCCGTCTTGAACAGTATGATTACGCCGGGGCGACGGCATTAGGGTTCTCCATGCTGGCGATTTCTTTTGTCATGCTTCTGGTTATTAATATTTTACAACACTGGAACCGTTCCCGTTTCTCCCATTAA